The proteins below are encoded in one region of Diorhabda carinulata isolate Delta chromosome 3, icDioCari1.1, whole genome shotgun sequence:
- the LOC130891819 gene encoding membrane-bound transcription factor site-1 protease isoform X1, which yields MKIITFTLHIILIYLFSNHTISSEYLNRNYNETATEDFIESPLCCNLTTERVAVNYSSKIVENEYIVMFNAYYKSNTRENYINTALNSSGIQKWKILSRENPASEYPSDFDVVIIEDNDKLEGLNALNDHPAVKRVTAQRMVSRTLKISPFTRIGRTNLNTKPQFRHTNRRLLRAIPRQITSVLQADSLWNMGITGKGVKVAIFDTGLSRNHPHFRKIKERTNWTNEKTYDDGLGHGTFVAGVIASSKECLGFAPDAELHIFRVFTNNQVSYTSWFLDAFNYAILKKINVLNLSIGGPDFKDHPFVDKVWELTANRVIMVSAIGNDGPLYGTLNNPADQMDVIGVGGINFEDQIAKFSSRGMTTWELPQGYGRVKPDIVTYGSAVKGSHIKGGCRSLSGTSVASPVVAGAVVLLTSAVLHRGDVINPASVKQALMASARRLPGVNMFEQGHGKLNLMKAYHILNSYTPQASLSPSYIDLSECPYMWPYCTQPLYHTSIPVIVNVTILNGLGVSGRIVNKPQWHPYTPQQGHLLEVAITYSEILWPWSGWMAVHLSVSKEGSAYEGFAQGHVIVTVESPPGNGESETRQSIVKLPIRAKIIPVPPRHKRVLWDQYHNLRYPPGYFPRDNLKVKNDPLDWNGDHIHTNFKDMYQNLRNTGYYVEVLGAPFTCFDASHYGTLLIVDPEEEFFPEEIMKLKRDVDTGLSVIVFADWYNVTVMKKVKFYDENTRQWWMPDTGGSNVPALNELLSLWDIQLGDRVFEGKFSLNDHDVYYASGTCIRTFPKEGVVIARELSDQGSEILGESDTTKNTVQILGLIQTKSTDKKSGRIVVYGDSNCIDSSHLDTACYWMLDAMLEYTATSHMPSVFKDNQLLDWEDLADIGVPHRMEGNRLYRYSNVLEKVLGEAQARPIPPCPHLIYTQPVPLNVSAPGNLYQSQKLLSLIEDVNVVLPIDNNIKDASGLDSKGEFLEWSWRNKPSNVSNKNESFDLTLTLLVFLSCIVIYYSVKWYKPKPKKRKLCKRLLSIVNCRRTSTV from the exons atgaagataataacGTTCACCCTTCATataattctcatatatttattttcgaatcATACAATTTCATCAGAATAtctaaatagaaattataatgaGACGGCAACAGAAGATTTTATAGAGTCACCTTTATGCTGCAATTTAACAACAGAAAGA gtgGCAGTCAATTACTCatcaaaaatagttgaaaatgaGTACATAGTGATGTTCAATGCTTATTACAAAAGTAACACAAGAGAAAATTACATCAATACAGCATTAAATTCATCGGGAATACAAAAGTGGAAGATCCTTAGCAGAGAAAATCCAGCTAGTGAATACCCCAGTGATTTCGATGTAGTGATAATAGAAGATAATGATAAACTAGAAGGCTTGAATGCTTTGAATGATCATCCAGCAGTTAAGAGAGTCACTGCTCAACGCATGGTCTCTAGAACTCTAAAAATAAGTCCGTTTACAAGAATTggtagaacaaatttgaatacCAAACCTCAGTTTAGACATACAAACAGGAGGTTATTAAGGGCTATCCCCAGGCAGATAACTTCAGTGTTGCAAGCAGATTCCCTTTGGAATATGGGCATTACTGGCAAAGGAGTAAAAGTTGCTATATTTGACACTGGTTTATCAAGAAATCATCCTcactttagaaaaataaaagaacgcACTAATTGGACCAATGAAAAGACTTATGATGATGGTCTTGGCCACGGAACTTTTGTTGCTGGAGTAATTGCTTCGAGTAAAGAATGTTTGGGATTTGCACCTGATGCCGAACTGCACATTTTTAGAGTTTTCACCAACAATCAAGTATCTTACACCTCTTGGTTTTTAGATGCTTTCAATTATGCCATTTTAAAGAAgattaatgttttaaatttaagtattGGTGGTCCAGACTTTAAG GATCATCCCTTTGTTGACAAAGTTTGGGAATTAACAGCAAATAGAGTGATAATGGTATCTGCTATTGGTAATGATGGACCTCTTTATGGTACTTTGAACAACCCAGCAGATCAAATGGATGTTATAGGGGTTGGAGGTATCAATTTTGAGGACCAAATTGCCAAATTTTCTTCAAGAGGTATGACAACATGGGAATTACCACAAG GTTACGGTCGAGTTAAACCAGATATAGTAACTTATGGTTCAGCTGTTAAAGGCTCTCACATCAAAGGTGGCTGTCGATCATTATCTGGAACTAGTGTAGCTTCACCAGTAGTAGCTGGAGCTGTTGTTCTGTTGACTAGTGCCGTTTTACATCGTGGTGATGTTATCAATCCAGCAAGTGTCAAACAAGCTCTTATGGCTTCTGCCAGAAGATTACCTGGTGTTAATATGTTTGAACAGGGTCATGGGAAGCTGAATTTAATGAAAGCTTATCATATATTGAACAGTTACACCCCTCAA gCCAGTCTCAGTCCCAGCTATATCGATCTCAGCGAATGCCCTTATATGTGGCCTTATTGCACTCAACCTCTTTATCACACTTCAATACCAGTTATAGTAAACGTTACTATCTTAAACGGCTTAGGAGTTTCCGGTCGCATTGTAAATAAACCACAATGGCATCCTTATACTCCTCAGCAAGGTCATTTGCTGGAAGTAGCGATTACTTACTCGGAAATACTGTGGCCTTGGTCCGGATGGATGGCTGTACATTTGTCTGTTTCTAAAGAAGGATCTGCATATGAGGGATTTGCACAAGGTCATGTGATTGTTACAGTCGAATCACCGCCAGGAAACGGCGAATCAGAAACTAGACAAAGTATAGTTAAATTACCTATTAG AGCGAAAATTATTCCTGTACCGCCTCGCCATAAAAGAGTACTTTGGGATCAGTATCATAATTTAAGGTATCCTCCAGGTTATTTTCCTAGAGATAACCTCAAAGTAAAAAACGATCCATTAGATTGGAATGGCGATCATATTCATACGAATTTCAAGGatatgtatcaaaatttaagaaatacTGGGTATTATGTAGAGGTTTTAG gCGCCCCTTTTACTTGTTTCGACGCATCTCATTATGGTACTCTCTTAATCGTCGATCCCGAAGAAGAATTTTTTCCTGAAgagataatgaaattaaaacgaGACGTAGATACAGGTCTTTCGGTTATAGTTTTTGCAGATTGGTATAATGTCACTGTAATGaagaaagtaaaattttatgatgaaaatactAGACAGTGGTGGATGCCGGACACGG gtGGTTCCAATGTGCCTGCTCTTAACGAATTATTGTCATTGTGGGATATCCAATTAGGAGATAGAGTTTTCGAaggaaaattttcgttaaacGACCATGATGTATATTACGCTTCTGGTACTTGCATTAGAACGTTTCCTAAGGAAGGGGTGGTAATAGCCAGAGAATTGTCCGACCAGGGAAGTGAG ATATTAGGCGAGTCTGACACAACCAAAAACACGGTACAGATTCTAGGTTTAATTCAGACTAAATCGACAGATAAAAAGAGCGGTAGAATAGTCGTTTATGGCGATTCAAATTGTATAGATTCAAGTCATTTGGATACGGCCTGTTATTGGATGTTAGATGCAATGTTAGAATATACGGCAACCTCACATATGCCTTCTGTGTTCAAAGATAACCAATTGTTAGATTGGGAGGATTTAGCTGATATTGGAGTTCCTCATCGAATGGAAGGAAACCGATTGTACAG ATACTCAAACGTTTTAGAAAAAGTTCTGGGAGAGGCTCAAGCTCGACCAATACCACCATGTCCACATTTGATATATACTCAACCAGTACCATTGAATGTATCGGCACCCGGCAATCTTTATCAATCTCAAAAATTGCTATCATTAATAGAAGACGTTAACGTTGTTCTACCAATAGATAACAATATTAAAG atgCTTCCGGTTTGGATAGCAAAGGAGAATTTTTAGAATGGAGTTGGCGCAACAAACCGTCGAATGTAtcgaataaaaatgaaagtttcgATCTTACCCTCACCCTTCTCGTATTTTTATCTTGTATCGTTATATATTACAGCGTAAAATGGTACAAACCAAAACCAAAGAAACGAAAGCTGTGCAAAAGATTGTTATCTATCGTTAATTGTAGACGCACTTCAACCGTTTGA
- the LOC130891819 gene encoding membrane-bound transcription factor site-1 protease isoform X2, with product MKIITFTLHIILIYLFSNHTISSEYLNRNYNETATEDFIESPLCCNLTTERVAVNYSSKIVENEYIVMFNAYYKSNTRENYINTALNSSGIQKWKILSRENPASEYPSDFDVVIIEDNDKLEGLNALNDHPAVKRVTAQRMVSRTLKISPFTRIGRTNLNTKPQFRHTNRRLLRAIPRQITSVLQADSLWNMGITGKGVKVAIFDTGLSRNHPHFRKIKERTNWTNEKTYDDGLGHGTFVAGVIASSKECLGFAPDAELHIFRVFTNNQVSYTSWFLDAFNYAILKKINVLNLSIGGPDFKDHPFVDKVWELTANRVIMVSAIGNDGPLYGTLNNPADQMDVIGVGGINFEDQIAKFSSRGMTTWELPQGYGRVKPDIVTYGSAVKGSHIKGGCRSLSGTSVASPVVAGAVVLLTSAVLHRGDVINPASVKQALMASARRLPGVNMFEQGHGKLNLMKAYHILNSYTPQASLSPSYIDLSECPYMWPYCTQPLYHTSIPVIVNVTILNGLGVSGRIVNKPQWHPYTPQQGHLLEVAITYSEILWPWSGWMAVHLSVSKEGSAYEGFAQGHVIVTVESPPGNGESETRQSIVKLPIRAKIIPVPPRHKRVLWDQYHNLRYPPGYFPRDNLKVKNDPLDWNGDHIHTNFKDMYQNLRNTGYYVEVLGAPFTCFDASHYGTLLIVDPEEEFFPEEIMKLKRDVDTGLSVIVFADWYNVTVMKKVKFYDENTRQWWMPDTGGSNVPALNELLSLWDIQLGDRVFEGKFSLNDHDVYYASGTCIRTFPKEGVVIARELSDQGSEILGESDTTKNTVQILGLIQTKSTDKKSGRIVVYGDSNCIDSSHLDTACYWMLDAMLEYTATSHMPSVFKDNQLLDWEDLADIGVPHRMEGNRLYRYSNVLEKVLGEAQARPIPPCPHLIYTQPVPLNVSAPGNLYQSQKLLSLIEDVNVVLPIDNNIKD from the exons atgaagataataacGTTCACCCTTCATataattctcatatatttattttcgaatcATACAATTTCATCAGAATAtctaaatagaaattataatgaGACGGCAACAGAAGATTTTATAGAGTCACCTTTATGCTGCAATTTAACAACAGAAAGA gtgGCAGTCAATTACTCatcaaaaatagttgaaaatgaGTACATAGTGATGTTCAATGCTTATTACAAAAGTAACACAAGAGAAAATTACATCAATACAGCATTAAATTCATCGGGAATACAAAAGTGGAAGATCCTTAGCAGAGAAAATCCAGCTAGTGAATACCCCAGTGATTTCGATGTAGTGATAATAGAAGATAATGATAAACTAGAAGGCTTGAATGCTTTGAATGATCATCCAGCAGTTAAGAGAGTCACTGCTCAACGCATGGTCTCTAGAACTCTAAAAATAAGTCCGTTTACAAGAATTggtagaacaaatttgaatacCAAACCTCAGTTTAGACATACAAACAGGAGGTTATTAAGGGCTATCCCCAGGCAGATAACTTCAGTGTTGCAAGCAGATTCCCTTTGGAATATGGGCATTACTGGCAAAGGAGTAAAAGTTGCTATATTTGACACTGGTTTATCAAGAAATCATCCTcactttagaaaaataaaagaacgcACTAATTGGACCAATGAAAAGACTTATGATGATGGTCTTGGCCACGGAACTTTTGTTGCTGGAGTAATTGCTTCGAGTAAAGAATGTTTGGGATTTGCACCTGATGCCGAACTGCACATTTTTAGAGTTTTCACCAACAATCAAGTATCTTACACCTCTTGGTTTTTAGATGCTTTCAATTATGCCATTTTAAAGAAgattaatgttttaaatttaagtattGGTGGTCCAGACTTTAAG GATCATCCCTTTGTTGACAAAGTTTGGGAATTAACAGCAAATAGAGTGATAATGGTATCTGCTATTGGTAATGATGGACCTCTTTATGGTACTTTGAACAACCCAGCAGATCAAATGGATGTTATAGGGGTTGGAGGTATCAATTTTGAGGACCAAATTGCCAAATTTTCTTCAAGAGGTATGACAACATGGGAATTACCACAAG GTTACGGTCGAGTTAAACCAGATATAGTAACTTATGGTTCAGCTGTTAAAGGCTCTCACATCAAAGGTGGCTGTCGATCATTATCTGGAACTAGTGTAGCTTCACCAGTAGTAGCTGGAGCTGTTGTTCTGTTGACTAGTGCCGTTTTACATCGTGGTGATGTTATCAATCCAGCAAGTGTCAAACAAGCTCTTATGGCTTCTGCCAGAAGATTACCTGGTGTTAATATGTTTGAACAGGGTCATGGGAAGCTGAATTTAATGAAAGCTTATCATATATTGAACAGTTACACCCCTCAA gCCAGTCTCAGTCCCAGCTATATCGATCTCAGCGAATGCCCTTATATGTGGCCTTATTGCACTCAACCTCTTTATCACACTTCAATACCAGTTATAGTAAACGTTACTATCTTAAACGGCTTAGGAGTTTCCGGTCGCATTGTAAATAAACCACAATGGCATCCTTATACTCCTCAGCAAGGTCATTTGCTGGAAGTAGCGATTACTTACTCGGAAATACTGTGGCCTTGGTCCGGATGGATGGCTGTACATTTGTCTGTTTCTAAAGAAGGATCTGCATATGAGGGATTTGCACAAGGTCATGTGATTGTTACAGTCGAATCACCGCCAGGAAACGGCGAATCAGAAACTAGACAAAGTATAGTTAAATTACCTATTAG AGCGAAAATTATTCCTGTACCGCCTCGCCATAAAAGAGTACTTTGGGATCAGTATCATAATTTAAGGTATCCTCCAGGTTATTTTCCTAGAGATAACCTCAAAGTAAAAAACGATCCATTAGATTGGAATGGCGATCATATTCATACGAATTTCAAGGatatgtatcaaaatttaagaaatacTGGGTATTATGTAGAGGTTTTAG gCGCCCCTTTTACTTGTTTCGACGCATCTCATTATGGTACTCTCTTAATCGTCGATCCCGAAGAAGAATTTTTTCCTGAAgagataatgaaattaaaacgaGACGTAGATACAGGTCTTTCGGTTATAGTTTTTGCAGATTGGTATAATGTCACTGTAATGaagaaagtaaaattttatgatgaaaatactAGACAGTGGTGGATGCCGGACACGG gtGGTTCCAATGTGCCTGCTCTTAACGAATTATTGTCATTGTGGGATATCCAATTAGGAGATAGAGTTTTCGAaggaaaattttcgttaaacGACCATGATGTATATTACGCTTCTGGTACTTGCATTAGAACGTTTCCTAAGGAAGGGGTGGTAATAGCCAGAGAATTGTCCGACCAGGGAAGTGAG ATATTAGGCGAGTCTGACACAACCAAAAACACGGTACAGATTCTAGGTTTAATTCAGACTAAATCGACAGATAAAAAGAGCGGTAGAATAGTCGTTTATGGCGATTCAAATTGTATAGATTCAAGTCATTTGGATACGGCCTGTTATTGGATGTTAGATGCAATGTTAGAATATACGGCAACCTCACATATGCCTTCTGTGTTCAAAGATAACCAATTGTTAGATTGGGAGGATTTAGCTGATATTGGAGTTCCTCATCGAATGGAAGGAAACCGATTGTACAG ATACTCAAACGTTTTAGAAAAAGTTCTGGGAGAGGCTCAAGCTCGACCAATACCACCATGTCCACATTTGATATATACTCAACCAGTACCATTGAATGTATCGGCACCCGGCAATCTTTATCAATCTCAAAAATTGCTATCATTAATAGAAGACGTTAACGTTGTTCTACCAATAGATAACAATATTAAAG attaa